The Deltaproteobacteria bacterium DNA segment GGTGATTGCTGTGCTTCAAGCCTGACGGCGGCGGCCGGGCCAACGGCAGGGATGCGCGCATGACCCCTGAGCAGATTTCGGCGCTCGTTGCATCCGGCGAATCCGAGACGCTGGAGTTGAAGGCCACGACGAGAACGCGACGCGAGGCGGCAGCGACCGTGTGCGCCATGCTCAATCGGCGCGGTGGATACGTGTTGTTCGGCGTCACGCCAGAAGGCAGCATCGTGGGCCAGCAGGTGAGCGAACGGACGCTGGAGGAGGTAAGCGCCGAGATCCAACGGATAGATCCGCCGGCGTTTCCAGAGATCGAGAGAGTCCGAGTGTCCAGGAACTTGGAGGTGGTCGCGATCCGCGTGAGTCGGGGCGCTTCGCCGCCGTATCAATACCGTGGAGCCTCCTATCGGCGCGTGGGGAACACGACACGGACCATGTCGGTCGACGAATACAACCGGATGCTCTTCGAGCGCATGCACAACGAGCGACGCTGGGAAAACCAGCCCGCCACCGGATGGACTGTCGACGACCTGGACACGGTGGAAATCCGCAATACTGTGGCGGAGGCAGTGCGGATTGGTCGGTTGAACGAACCCGGCAGTCGGGAACCCGAGGAGTTGCTGCGCGGTTTGGGTCTGATTCGCGAAGGCGTCCTCTTTCGGGCGGCAGCAGCGCTCTTCGGGAATGCCGAGCGGCTGGAAAGCGAGATGCCGCAGTGCCTGCTCCGTGTGGCTCGTTTCCGAGGGCTCGATCGATCGGAGTTCCTGGACAATCGCCAGTTCAATGGCAACGCCTTCACGCTCCTGGCAAGCGCGGAACGCTTTCTGCGTGATACCCTCCCCATCGCTAGCCGGTTCGAGTCAGGCCGCATCCAGCGCATCGACGAACCTCTTTACCCGCCTTTGGCTACACGGGAAGCGCTCGCGAACGCGCTGTGTCATTGCGACTACGCGATGGGCGGCGGCTCCCTTGGTCTCGCAGTGTACGACGACCGCCTGGAGGTGACGTCGACGGGTCCGCTGCACTTCGGGCTGACTCCCGATAATCTGTTCGGGCCGCACGAGTCGAGGCCTTGGAATCCGCTCATCGCTCGCACGTTCTATCGGCGCGGTATCATCGAGGAGTGGGGCCGCGGTACGCTCAGGATGGCTGATTTGGCTACGGCCGCTGGCTTGCCCCGACCCGAGATCGAGGAACATGGCGATTGCGTGACGGTGCGCTTCCGGCGTTCCGGCTATGTGCCGCTCAGACGCAGCGGGGACGACCTGATCAGGCGGCGAGAGGCGATTTTGGCACTGCTGGATGACGCGGAGGATGGCTTGGCGTTGCGCGACATTGCTGCCGGTTTGGTATCTGATGCCACCGAACGGCAGGTTAAGCGAGCCTTGGCGGGGTTGCGTGATCGTGGTTTGGCGAGGTCAAATGGGCGTGGACTGGCGGCCCGGTGGAGGCGAATTCGGTCTGGAGAAAGCGAATAGGCTCCTTGCGACCCTTGGGGTTTTATTAGGGGTTCATGGGGGTCCAATAGGGGGCTTATTGGGGGCAGGTCGGTTGAGCTGATCGGCGGTTTCGAGGTCCGGAAGACATGCAACGCGTTCGCAGAAGAAAGCGCGGTTTGGCAGGGAGGCTCGGTATGGACGGCGGCTTTTGGTTCATGTTCGGGGCCAGCATCGTCGTCGGCGTGTTCGTGCTCTATTCCTACGGCGCGCACAGGGCGCTGGAAGGCCTGTCGAGCGGGGGCCAGCTTCTCATGGCCACGCTTCCCAAGATGATCTTCGCCTTCACCGTGGCGGGCCTGATCCAGGTCATCCTCCCTACCGACCTGATCTCGGAGTGGATCGGCGAGGGCTCCGGACTCAAAGGGCTCCTGATCGGCACGGTGGCGGGCACCCTCACCCCCGGCGGGCCGATGATGCACTTTCCCATCGTCGCGTCGCTGCTGCACTCCGGCGCCGGCTCCGGTCCCATCATCGCCTACCTGACCGCGTGGTCCCTGCTCGGGCTCCATCGCGTCGTGATATGGGAGATACCCATCCTGGGCTTCGAGATATCGGCGGTGCGTTTCGTGGCGAGCCTGGCGCTGCCGCCGCTGGTGGGTTTCGTGGGATCGTATCTCTTCCACAGCCTGCCGACCCGGCTTCCCGGACCGTGACCGACCCGCGCGTTACGAAGGCGAATCCGCCGGATCGTCCTTGACGAGATCGATCTCCCACGACAGGTAGCGTTCCATGTCCTCACGGGACTTGCCCAGGGCACCGGTCCACACGCTGTGACCGAAGTCGGCCTGCGCGTCCTCGGTGGACACGCCCGTGCCTTCCAGACCGTCTTCGAGGTTGCGGCCCGTGCTCTCCCACGCCCGAGTCCCGCCTTCGAGCACCTGGACCCTGGCATACCCGAGTTCCCGCAGAGTCCCCGCCGCCAGCGTGGAACGGATCGCGTTGTCGCACACCATCACCAGCGCCGCGTCCTTGTCCGGCGCGGTGGCCTCGATGTCGAGTTCCAGGCGTCCGCGGGGAAGCCAGCGCGTTCCGGGAATATGGGCGAATCCGTATTCGCCGATGCTGCGTACGTCGAGGGCGAGACCGGATGCGTCCAGGTGCGCCTGGAGACCGGCGGCGTCGGTGAAGCGGGTCCGGGCGTGCGCTTCATCGAGTCCGAAGACGGCAAGCTCCGGCACGCCCTGTTCAAGGGGCAGGCCGGCGTCCCGCCACCGCTGCAGGCCGCCCTCCAGGACCGACACGTCGCGGAAGCCGAGCTGCTGCAGCAGCGACGCCGCCCACACCGGCCGCAGGTCGTCGTCGGAGATCAGGAACACCGGGGCGGCGCGCACGGCGAGGAAGTTCTCATGGGCCAGGGCCATCTGCCCCAGCGGGAGCGAGATGGCGCGGGGAACGTGGCCGGCCTGGAACTCTTCCGGCAAGCGCACGTCCAGGAGATAGAAGGCTTGGTCGGAGTCGTAGACGCCGCGAAACGTTTCCAGCGTGCTCCGGCGCACCGCCGCGGTCGAGGCGAGGGCGTCGGTTGCCCGTTGGATGCGCGCGACACGTGTTGCCGAGGCCGGCGCGGGCACCTCCCGGCCCGGACCCTCGGCGATGTCGTGCCCGGACAGGAACCAGCCCATGACGCCGTTCTCCAAGGCGTAGACATTGTCGAAGCCGTTGTCGTGCAGCAGTTTGGCACCGAGGATGCCGCGGGTGCGGCCGGCGCAACTCACCACCAGCGTGGTGCCGTCCCTGAGCGGCAGACGCGGCGCGTCCACCAGCAGATTGCCGCCGGGAATGTGGTAGGTGTCGGGAACGTGGCCGCGCAGGTACTCTTCGCGCGAGCGCACGTCCACCACCACCAAGTCGTCCCCGGCCGCGCGCCGGCGGGCCAGTTCCGGCGCGTTCATGTGGGTGACGTCGCCGCCGTGCGCCACGCGCTCGCCGTACTCCTTGCCGTGCACGCCCCATCCCGAACGCACCGGCAGCCCTTGCCGTTGCCACGCCTCGACCCCGCCGGCCAGTACCCTGACGTCGCCGTAGCCCATGCGTTCCAGGGTCTCGGCGGCTAGCGCGCTACGGTTCCCGTCGTCGCACAACACCACCACCGGAACACGTGTGTCCGGCACCATCACGGGCAGCCGCAGCTCCAGTGTACCCCGGTTTACGGGACTGGTCCCGGCGATCTGCGCGCGGGCGAACTCGCCGCGTTCGCGTACGTCGATGCAGGCGTAGGGTTCATCCGAAGCGAGCAAAGCCTGCAAAATCGAGGGGTCGATAGTGGAATGGCTCAAGGGTCTCCTCCCGTTTGGTCACGCCACGTGCGCGGGCCGCTCCGCGTACACGATGGCGCCGGACGTGGTGGCAACGCACGCGGCTTTCTCGTGATCGCGGATGATCCCCTTGGGATCCTTCCCGGCCTTGACGTCGTCGATGGCGGTCTTGAGGATCTTCCGGAACAGCAGCACCCCTTCGTCCGAGCTGACGTGGCGTTCCATGGCGTGCAACACGATCTCGCCCTGGCTCTCCTGGGCCTCCTTGTCGTCGGGATAGCGCTGGCTGTACTCGTAGTTACGGGGACCGCGGCCCGCCGGGGCGAGCTTCTCGCGGCCGGACAGCTCCCAGGTGTCGGTCCCGTCCGGCACCCAGCGGATGCTGGCGCCGAGTTGATGGGTGTCGTCCACGGGGACGCAGAAGGACACCCGGTCCACCTTCTCCGTCACCGGCTCGTCCGTGTAGGTCAGGTGAACGTTGAGCGGCATGATGTTTTCCCAGATGACGTCGGCCCAGCGTCCGTCTTCCATCCTGCGGGTCATGACGAAGCGGATGCCCAGGTCGGTCTCCTCGTAAACCAGCCGCTCCGGCAAGGTGGAATGGGCCTGGGTGGGGAACTGGGCGCCGCTGTGCACCGTGTGCAGCCACACCGCATGGAGCGCGTCCATGAGGTTCTCCTCGCTTTGGAGCCAGTTGCAGTCCTGGGCTCCGCCCACCCGGGGGCCGAAGCGCGCCTTCAGCGTGCCTCCCTCCGCCTCCAGCACGTCGTAGCGGGGCAGCAGCGGCATCTTCTCCAGCGGCCCCATATAGGCGAACAGCAGCCCGCCGTACTCCTGCACCGGGTAGGCGGGGTGCCAGATGTGGTCCTTGACCGTGCTGTCGGGCGGCTCCAGCGGCATGTCAAGGATGCGGCCCTCCACGTCGTAGAGCCAGCCGTGGTAGCAGCAGCGCAGCCCGTCCCGTTCCACCCGCCCGTACTCCAGCGAGGTGCCCCTGTGGCTGCAGCGGAAGAAGAGCAGCCCCGGGCGCCCTTGTCCGTCCCGGAACGCCACCAGGTCTTCGCCCAGGATGCGGATGCGTTTGGGCAGGTCGCCGAGGTCGGCGGACTGGCACACCGGTTGCCAGTAACGTCGCATCAACTCGCCGCAGGGCGTACCCGGTCCCACGCGGGTGAGTTCGGGGTCTATGTCGGGAATCTTGAGACCGTAGGCGCTGCGCATGACGTTCCTCCTGGCCCGTGTGGGCGGCCTGGCATCCGGCTAGTGTCGTGTCCCGTAAATTCCTGGCATAAGTTGCGCAGGATTTTTCGTCGTCGGCACGTGAGCTATCACGCCGGCTCCGGAAGGCGGTTTGGCAGCGGATATATCAACAGCCGCGGGGTGAGTAAAGCGGGCGAGGGACGAAATCCGCGGCGGACCAGGAGAAGACCAAGGGTACTTCGCCTTGTTTGACAGGGATGGCGTAATCGGACTAATATCGGCTCGCCTGTCTCGAATTGTCAGGCTGGCGGAGTTTTCATCGCTGATGCGATGCTCCATACGCGGTTTCATGAAGCCGCGGAGAAACGGATCGAACCCGGAGATTCTCATTTATGGCGAAACAGGAGGATTTGGCGCTGGGGACAGGGGGGGTGGCCACACCAGACGCGGACCCGTCCCAGGGGCCGCGGAAAACCTCCTCCGTCTTTAGCGAGGCGGGTTGGGACGTCGCTCTCCGCGTAGGCTCCATCTTCGCGCTCATCATTGCATGGTGGGCGATGGGCCTCTTCTTCCCGCCCGCGCTGATACCGAGGCCGTGGGAAACCTTCGGCGAGGTAGGCGTCATCATCAAGACGGGCGAGTTCTATCACCACATGGGCAACACGCTTTGGCGCGTGTTCGTCGGCTTCGGCCTTGCCATGGTGGTGAGCACGCCCCTCGGGATCATCATGGGGAGCTTTCGCAATCAGGAGAGCTTCTTCGAGCCTCCGGTGATCCTCGGCCTCACCATGCCGGGCCTTATCTGGGCGCTGCTGATGCTCATGGTCTTCGGCATCAAGGAGATCAGCGCCTACCTCGCGGTGGCCGTGACCATCTCTCCCATGCTCACCATCAGCATCTGGCAGGGGACCAAGTCCATCGACAAGGATTTGATCGACATGAGCACGGCGTTCCGCGCCAGCGTGTATTCCAAGCTGGTGGACGTGATCCTGCCGCAGTTGGTGTCGCATATCCTCGCCGCCATCCGGTACGGTCTGGGGCTGGCGTGGAAGGTGATCGTGCTGGTCGAAGGGTTCGGCTTCAGCAACGGTGTCGGCTATCAGGTCATGCACCAATTCGACCTCTTCTCGGTGAAGGGGGTGCTGGCCTGGGCCATCACGTTCCTGATCGTGATGATCTTCCTTGAGTTCGGTGTGGTGGGTGTGCTGGAGCGCAGCGTCACCCGCTGGCGGCCGCGCGTCGAGGCTTGGAGGCGGTAGGTTGGCGTACGTACGGATTGACCAAGCTGTCAAATTCTTCTCCCGCGAGGACGGCTCGCCGCTGAAGGTGCTGGACGGTATCTCCTTCGACACCAAAGAGTACGGCATCACGGCGCTTCTCGGGCCATCGGGCTGCGGCAAGTCGACGCTGTTGAACATCATCACCGGCCTTGAGCGCCTCGACCACGGCCAGGTGGAGATCATCTCCAGCGGCGAGGACGAAAAGCGGGCACACCCGCAGTTGGGCTACGTGTTCCAGGATCCGAGGCTGCTCAACTGGAAACGCGTGGACGACAATCTGCGGTTCGCCCTCAAGGGCATGGAGGTGCCGAACAAGGAGTGGGACGAGCGGCTCGACAAGTACCTGTCGCTGGTGGGCCTTACGGACTTTCGTAAGCAGTATCCCCTCTACCTGTCCGGCGGTATGCGGCAACGGGTGGGTCTTGCCCGCGGGCTCGTGATCGAGCCGCAGGTGCTGTTGATGGACGAGCCCTACAGCAAGCTCGACCAGCTCACGGCGCGGCAGTTGCGGGAGGACACCCTCCAGATCTGTTCCCGGTTGAAGCAGACCGCCTTGCTGGTCACCCACGACGTGGAGGAATCCGCCTACATGGGGGACCGGATCGTGATTTTCTCCGCCCGACCTGCGCGCATCGCCGCGGTTTACGAGAACCCCCTCCGCTCCGCGGAGCGGGACACCGACGACATGCGGTTCATCGAGTTCAAGAAGGAAGTGCTGGAAACCATACTCAATCTAGTCAAGGAGGGAGCATGATGATTGCAAGAATGAAGCGGTTTCGTCTACTGGTCTTGGCCGCGGGGTTGTTCCTGTTCGCTCCGGGTCTGTCGGTTCCGGCCCTCGGCGCGGACCTGCCCGAGGTGGATTTCGGTCTGCCCTCCGGCGGCGTGTTCGGCTTGGGGGGCCAGTACATGATCGACAAGAAGCTGGACCGCAAGCACGGCTTCATCGCCAAGCCCCGTTGGGGCGGAGTGGCCAACGTCGAGCGTCTCATCGCCATCGGCGCCATCCCGGTGGGTCTGGCCACCGTGGAGTCCGCGCTGCGCGCGAACATGAAGGGCATCCCCCTCAAGCTGGTGCAGCCCTACATGAGGACGATGCACAACTACATCCTGGTGCGCAAGGATTCCCCGTACAAGTCCATCAACGACCTCAAGGGGAAGTCCATCGCGGTGCCACGGGAAGTCACGTCGGCTTATAACCTGTTCGACTTCATGATGAGGAAGCAGGGCGTCTCCATCGAGAAGGACTTCCAGCTCAAGAAGCTCGGCGCCGCGGGCATCATCGCGGTGATGGAAAAGGGTGAGGTGGAGGCCGCGCTCCATTGGGAAGCGCACGTGACCCGGATGCTCGCCACGGGGAAATACCGCTCCATCGCCAAGCTGGGCGACGTGATCACCGAGGTCCTGAACAAGGATATCCACATGTTCGGCTGGGTGGGAGCTCAGGAGGCCTGGGCGAAGAAGAACCCCGGAGTTGTGGGCAAGATACGCGCCGCGTGGCAGGAGATGATCGCCGGCGTTCAGAACGACCCCGAGCACTTCCGGAAGTACGCCAAGAAGATTTTCGGGCTGGAGGGGAAGGAAGTGGTCGATCTCGGCTACGAGCGGGTCAGGCCTTTTCTGCTTCCCGCCGACTTCAAGTGGCCAAACCCGAAGAGTCTGGCGAATCAGAAACAGTATCTGAAGGACGGCATCGCGCTGGGTATTTTCCCCAAGGAGGCCGAGGCACAGATCGACGGTCTGTTCGTGCCCTAGCGTCGTAGGCACAACAGCCGCGCGGGACCGACGCTCAGCCTGGGAGGTTCGCTCCGGCGCGGCGGTGGTTGGTGAAAGGCCGGGGAAGGGTACTCTTTCCCCGGCCTTTCTTTGTGGTGCCGCCCACAGGCACAGGTCCCTGACCCGGCGGTGGCTCGTGGGGTACGAGTCGTCGGTGTTTTTCGATTGACAGGACCAGCGACCTTGGCGCTAGACTTCGTATGGCTCCACGTGAATGTGGACATGAGCGGCTTCTCCGCTGGCGGGTTCGCCGCATGGTCGAGAAGCCGGTGAAACCGTCGCACGGCAAAGGAGGCAACGATGAACTATCGCCTGGTGTCGGTCGCTGTTTGGGCGTGTCTTGTGCTGTTGGTTTCCGGTTCGCCACGCGCGGAGGCGGAGACGCCGTACAGCAAGGGAACGCGAATCCGTCTGATCATCCCGTTTTCCCCCGGAGGCGGCACGGACGTGTATGGCCGGGTGGTGGCGCGGCATCTTAGCCGCCACATTGCGGGCAACCCCGCCATCATCGTCCAGAACATGCCCGGAGCCGGCGGCACCATCGCCTTCAACTTCCTCCACCACTCCGCCAAGCCGGACGGGCGGACCCTGGGGGTGTCGTCCAGCGGCACCCTGACCCGACAGCAGCTCGGCTACAAGGGCGCCCGCTACGACCTCGCGAAGATGCCGATCATCTCGGTAGCCGGGTTCGGCCTCATCACTTATGTCGGGGCACATGTGGGAGCACGCAGCCTGGGAGAACTGCTCAAGCTGAACCTGGGCAGGCCCCTGGTGATGGCGGATACCTCCCGGGAGTCGTCCACCGCGATCAGGCGTACCGTCGTTTTCAAGGCCATCCTGAAGGATGTTGCCAGCAAGCAGGTCTACGGCTATCCGGGGTATTCAGATGTCGCGGCGGCCATACAGCGTGGCGAGGCCGACATCTCCGGCATGACCGCGCCGGGCTTCAACGCGACGGTGCGGCCCGCCGTGGAGGAGGGCAAAGCGTTCGTCCTGTACCATTCCGGTTTGCTGGACGCTCAGGGGAACATCATTCGCGACCCTGCCGCGGCGGAGTTCCCCACGTTTGAGGAGGAGTACCGCAAGGTCTTCGGCAAATCGCCTTCGGGCATCGCATGGGAGGCGTTCAAGTCCCTGGTGGTCGCGGGGGGCAACTTCGAAAAGGGTCTGTTCGCACCTCCCGGGACTCCCAAGGCAACGATAGATTTGTTGGCCGATGCCGCCGGAAAAATGCTGCAGGATCCGAAGTACATCGCGGACGCAAAGAAGATATTCGGCGCACGCATCAAGACCTTCGTCGGCGCGGATGCCGCGAAGATACTCGCCGGCGCCATGAACGCATCTCCGGAAGTACAGTCCTTCCTCAAGGAACTGCTGAAGAAGAGTTAGCCAACAGGGCCTTCTCAGCGGACGCGAGTTCCGTTCGCGCCGATACGAACGATGGAACTCGCGTCCGTCCACTCCAGGTGGGCTTTTCGTCCCGCTCGCCGCATTCCGCGGGAGCCTCGCCGACGCTTCCCGCCGCGGTCACCGTACTCTACCGCTACATACGGTTCGGGGAACCGGCGTTGACTTTCGCGGGAACATCCTCCTAACTTAGCGTGATGTATCACACCGGTACCAAGGAGTCCTGAAGATGGTGGCAGGCACTACGCTGACGCGACATCTCATCGAGGAAGGGGGATGGCGCAACGACGGAGCCGACGAACTGCGCGCGCTCCTGGAACCCATCGCTTTGGCGGGAAAGATCCTTGCCCGGGAGGTCGATCAGGCCGCCCTGGCGGGGACGCTGGGTATGGCCGGCGACCAGAACGCCACCGGCGACATGCAGAAGAAGCTCGATGTCATCGGCAACGACATCGTGATGGATGCGTTCGCGAGTTGCAGCGTGGTAGCGGGCATCGCGTCGGAGGAACTGGACGAGCCGGTGGTGATGAGCACGTCGGACGACGCGCGTTATCTTGTGTGCACCGATCCCCTGGACGGCTCCTCCAACACCGACGTCAACGCGCCCCTGGGCACCATCTTCGGCATCCTGCGGCGCCCCCGGCAGGGCGAGCTGTCCGGCGAGGAGTTCCTTCAGCCGGGTTCGGAACTGGTGTGCGCCGGCTACGTGCTCTACGGCACCAGCACGTTGCTGGTGTACACGGTGGGCGCCGGGGTGCACGGCTTCACCCTGGACCGGAGCGTGGGAGAGTTCGTCCTGTCCCACCACGACATCCGCTGCCCGGAGGCGGGCAAGATATACAGCGCCAATGTCGGACGCCACAAGGAGTGGGGCGCGGGGGTGCGGAAGTACCTGGACTACGTCACGGACAAGGACAAGCCCACCGGCAGGCCCCACTCGCTGCGCTACACGGGAGCGCTGGTGGCCGACCTGCACCGCTGCCTGCTGGATGGAGGGATGTATCTCTATCCCGGCGATCCGGGCAGCCCCAACGGCAAGCTGCGCCTGCTTTACGAGTGCGCGCCGCTGGCGTGCGTGGCGGAGCAGGCGGGGGGCGCTGCCAGCACCGGCCTCGGGCGCGTGCTGGAGGTGGTGCCGGAAGCCGTCCATCAGCGCACGCCCATCGCCATCGGCAGCGCCGAGAACGTGGCCCTATATGAACGATTCATGGCGGAGGAATGAGTCCGCTTGAGGAGACTGAGCGATGACGGAGAGAGTAAGAGAGGTTCTGAGCTGGTACGGAAGCGACAATCCCGGGACCTTGACCAATCTGGCCCGGATGCTGAACCACGGCCGCCTCGGCGGCACCGGCAAGTTCGTAATCCTGCCCGTGGACCAGGGCTTCGAGCACGGGCCGGCGCGGAGCTTCGCCCCGAATCCGGCGGGTTATGACCCGCGCTACCACTTTGAGCTGGCGCTGGACGCGGGCTGCAACGCGTACGCGGCGCCGCTGGGCTTTCTCGAGGCCGGCGCACGCGAGTTCGCCGGCGAGGTCCCGCTCATCCTCAAGGTAAACAACCACGACCTGCTGAACGACGAACGGGACCCGACGCAGGCGGTCACCTCCAGCGTGGAGGACGCCTTGCGCCTGGGCTGCGTGGCCGTGGGCTTCACGGTCTATCCCGGCTCCGAGCACCGCTTCGGGATGTACGAGCAGATCCGCGAAATCGCTCGGGAGGCCAAGCGCAACGGCCTGGCGGTGGTGATCTGGTCCTATCCGCGGGGTTCCGGGCTCAGCAAGGCGGGCGAGGCAGCCTTGGACGTATGCGCCTACGCGGCGCAGATCGCCGCCCAGCTCGGTGCCCACATCATCAAGGTGAAGTTCCCCGGTGAGAACGTCGAGCAGGACGCGGCGCGCAAGGTCTACGAGAAGGAAGGCGTGCCCATCGCCGATCCCGCGGACCGGATCCGCCACGTGGTCCAGTCCGCCTTCGATGGCCGCCGTATCGTCATCTTCTCCGGCGGCCCCGCCACCACCGACGAGGCGCTGCTGGCGGAGATCCGCGCCATCCACCAGGGCGGCGGTTTCGGCTCCATCATCGGCCGGAACTCGTTCCAACGGCGCAAGCCGGACGCCCTCGCACTGCTCGACAAGGTCATGCGCATCTATGCCGGAGAGTCGGTCTGAACAGCCAACTCCCGGCGCTCCCGCGCGCGCCAGCCACGGCCTCGCGAAATTGGGGGCGGGACGGTTTCAAAGGGGGCAGGGGAGGCCGGTGTTTGCGGTTCGCCCTCTCCTGTGTTAACCGTAACCGCCATGCCTCTCCAGAGAATAGCGGAAATCAAGCGCCGGCGCAGGCGCCGCAAGAGTCTGGCAAAGCTGCGTGTGAAGTTTCAGGCGGCTCGGACGGATCAGGCGCGCGCCAAGGTGCTGGACAAAGCCTTCAAGATCTCACCCACGGCAGTCCTGGAGTAATCCGGGCTCATCGCGCCGTACGGGTCGGCGGCCGGACGGCCGCAACCCCGCGAGTTGGAAACGCCGCTTACAGCGGTTTCCGTCCGATGGCCAGGGATGACGTGAACGGCGGCGGCAACTCTATCCGCCCTGCGTCCGTCAGGCCGCCGCGCTCGAACCAGCCCGTGACATCCTCCCGCGTGTAGCAACGTCCACCCTCGGTTGTCAGCAGCATCAACAGGCTGAACACCGTTCCCGCGTCGGTCTCCGCGCGGCTTCCACCCAGAATGTGGTCCTTGATGACCAAGCGTCCGCCCGGAACCAGCGCGCCGGACAGTTTCTCCACCAAGGCTTGATTCGTGGCGTGGTCCTCACCGTGGATGATGTTCGACAGGAAGATGACGTCGTGGCCCCCGGGAACGGCGTCCCTGCGGTAGTCGCCGGCCACGCATTCCATGCGTGCGGCGACTTCGGACCCGGCAACGTAGCGTTCGGTAACGCGCAGGGTGCCGGGCAGATCGTACAGGGTCGCGTGCAGCTCCGGATAGCGGCGGCACAGGGCGATGGGATAGGTGGCGGGGCCGGGTCCGATGTCCAGCAGGCGCCGCGCCTGGCTGAGTTCCAGGAGATCGGCGACGGCCTCGGCATCGCCCCGCGCCTTCACCAGTGAGTCCATGGCGTTGATGAAGATCGCGGTTTCGGCTTCGTCCTGCTGGTACATGTCCGGCACGCGCGCGGGCCGCCCGTCGCGCACGGCGTCTTCCAGCTTGCCCCACGCATCCCAGGACAGTGCATCGAAGCGGACCATGCCGCTGAAGTCCCTGGACGACGCACTCGCCAGGTAGGTGGCCGACAGGTCGTTCAGGCGGTAGCCGGCGCCGTCCCGGTCGAGGAGGCCGAGGACCACGAGTGCTTCAAGCAGCAGGCCCATGGCTCGGGCATCGGCGCCCACGTCCGCGGCCAGTGCCGCCGCGTCCGCGGTATGGTGCTGCAGCGCGTCGAACACGCCGAGGCGCACCGCCGCCTGGAGGATGCGTGCCTCCACGTAGCCGCCCGCGATGCCCGCCACCCTTGCGAAGCCCCCGCTCAAAACGGCTCCACCACCCGGTAACTTCGGCTCTTGGGCTTGATGGGGGCGAGGATGCCCATCTTGACCAGGCCGCGGATGTCGCGGTAGGCGGTGTCGCGGTCCACTTCGGCGATCCTCTGGTAGTCG contains these protein-coding regions:
- a CDS encoding ABC transporter ATP-binding protein; translated protein: MAYVRIDQAVKFFSREDGSPLKVLDGISFDTKEYGITALLGPSGCGKSTLLNIITGLERLDHGQVEIISSGEDEKRAHPQLGYVFQDPRLLNWKRVDDNLRFALKGMEVPNKEWDERLDKYLSLVGLTDFRKQYPLYLSGGMRQRVGLARGLVIEPQVLLMDEPYSKLDQLTARQLREDTLQICSRLKQTALLVTHDVEESAYMGDRIVIFSARPARIAAVYENPLRSAERDTDDMRFIEFKKEVLETILNLVKEGA
- a CDS encoding ABC transporter substrate-binding protein, which translates into the protein MMIARMKRFRLLVLAAGLFLFAPGLSVPALGADLPEVDFGLPSGGVFGLGGQYMIDKKLDRKHGFIAKPRWGGVANVERLIAIGAIPVGLATVESALRANMKGIPLKLVQPYMRTMHNYILVRKDSPYKSINDLKGKSIAVPREVTSAYNLFDFMMRKQGVSIEKDFQLKKLGAAGIIAVMEKGEVEAALHWEAHVTRMLATGKYRSIAKLGDVITEVLNKDIHMFGWVGAQEAWAKKNPGVVGKIRAAWQEMIAGVQNDPEHFRKYAKKIFGLEGKEVVDLGYERVRPFLLPADFKWPNPKSLANQKQYLKDGIALGIFPKEAEAQIDGLFVP
- a CDS encoding rhodanese-like domain-containing protein, yielding MSHSTIDPSILQALLASDEPYACIDVRERGEFARAQIAGTSPVNRGTLELRLPVMVPDTRVPVVVLCDDGNRSALAAETLERMGYGDVRVLAGGVEAWQRQGLPVRSGWGVHGKEYGERVAHGGDVTHMNAPELARRRAAGDDLVVVDVRSREEYLRGHVPDTYHIPGGNLLVDAPRLPLRDGTTLVVSCAGRTRGILGAKLLHDNGFDNVYALENGVMGWFLSGHDIAEGPGREVPAPASATRVARIQRATDALASTAAVRRSTLETFRGVYDSDQAFYLLDVRLPEEFQAGHVPRAISLPLGQMALAHENFLAVRAAPVFLISDDDLRPVWAASLLQQLGFRDVSVLEGGLQRWRDAGLPLEQGVPELAVFGLDEAHARTRFTDAAGLQAHLDASGLALDVRSIGEYGFAHIPGTRWLPRGRLELDIEATAPDKDAALVMVCDNAIRSTLAAGTLRELGYARVQVLEGGTRAWESTGRNLEDGLEGTGVSTEDAQADFGHSVWTGALGKSREDMERYLSWEIDLVKDDPADSPS
- a CDS encoding putative DNA binding domain-containing protein, whose translation is MLCFKPDGGGRANGRDARMTPEQISALVASGESETLELKATTRTRREAAATVCAMLNRRGGYVLFGVTPEGSIVGQQVSERTLEEVSAEIQRIDPPAFPEIERVRVSRNLEVVAIRVSRGASPPYQYRGASYRRVGNTTRTMSVDEYNRMLFERMHNERRWENQPATGWTVDDLDTVEIRNTVAEAVRIGRLNEPGSREPEELLRGLGLIREGVLFRAAAALFGNAERLESEMPQCLLRVARFRGLDRSEFLDNRQFNGNAFTLLASAERFLRDTLPIASRFESGRIQRIDEPLYPPLATREALANALCHCDYAMGGGSLGLAVYDDRLEVTSTGPLHFGLTPDNLFGPHESRPWNPLIARTFYRRGIIEEWGRGTLRMADLATAAGLPRPEIEEHGDCVTVRFRRSGYVPLRRSGDDLIRRREAILALLDDAEDGLALRDIAAGLVSDATERQVKRALAGLRDRGLARSNGRGLAARWRRIRSGESE
- a CDS encoding permease; this encodes MDGGFWFMFGASIVVGVFVLYSYGAHRALEGLSSGGQLLMATLPKMIFAFTVAGLIQVILPTDLISEWIGEGSGLKGLLIGTVAGTLTPGGPMMHFPIVASLLHSGAGSGPIIAYLTAWSLLGLHRVVIWEIPILGFEISAVRFVASLALPPLVGFVGSYLFHSLPTRLPGP
- a CDS encoding ABC transporter permease; protein product: MAKQEDLALGTGGVATPDADPSQGPRKTSSVFSEAGWDVALRVGSIFALIIAWWAMGLFFPPALIPRPWETFGEVGVIIKTGEFYHHMGNTLWRVFVGFGLAMVVSTPLGIIMGSFRNQESFFEPPVILGLTMPGLIWALLMLMVFGIKEISAYLAVAVTISPMLTISIWQGTKSIDKDLIDMSTAFRASVYSKLVDVILPQLVSHILAAIRYGLGLAWKVIVLVEGFGFSNGVGYQVMHQFDLFSVKGVLAWAITFLIVMIFLEFGVVGVLERSVTRWRPRVEAWRR
- a CDS encoding Rieske 2Fe-2S domain-containing protein; protein product: MRSAYGLKIPDIDPELTRVGPGTPCGELMRRYWQPVCQSADLGDLPKRIRILGEDLVAFRDGQGRPGLLFFRCSHRGTSLEYGRVERDGLRCCYHGWLYDVEGRILDMPLEPPDSTVKDHIWHPAYPVQEYGGLLFAYMGPLEKMPLLPRYDVLEAEGGTLKARFGPRVGGAQDCNWLQSEENLMDALHAVWLHTVHSGAQFPTQAHSTLPERLVYEETDLGIRFVMTRRMEDGRWADVIWENIMPLNVHLTYTDEPVTEKVDRVSFCVPVDDTHQLGASIRWVPDGTDTWELSGREKLAPAGRGPRNYEYSQRYPDDKEAQESQGEIVLHAMERHVSSDEGVLLFRKILKTAIDDVKAGKDPKGIIRDHEKAACVATTSGAIVYAERPAHVA